A stretch of the Streptomyces ortus genome encodes the following:
- a CDS encoding glycogen debranching N-terminal domain-containing protein, whose product MPLPTPSSMPSGPNSGPSSFGSSDRPSMGRGAALAPQTAPVVPRGTVSLPPAHAALICVALPGLAISTDQGQLTGHGLEGFYRSGRRVLSRCRLRVAGREPLAVQARMVAPDQARFAAVLSLRADGGPDPDVLVERMRYADGTERITLRSAADRPLRLPVEVALGTDLAELGAVAAGRAGPDLPASVHDSGMRWSCATGDSVVTADPPPADALASAGLLRWEFELLPGGARSVELRVGPAGARPLRVVARGATSPLAPARADSDDPRAEALLRASIEDLQALLLRDPVQPSDAHLAAGAPWRCGMAPAEALAAARMTLPLGTRLAAGTLRTLARTQLVGAGPGSGLIPGPRRQAGAQLPPTCTGQEATLLFPVVLAEARRWGLSGAETEELLPAAERCLQWLRTAVGDGTYLADPHPGGPWRCETQAHAHRAALLGADLLDAYGREGGAELRRWAGAMSTAFRQDFWIEDRGGGRPAAALLPGGRIVPYLGSGGVHLLDTGLLGAGAAAPGLLDQAQTEQLARLLGGPAMDSGWGLRSLGVKETGYNPFGHRSGAVRVHETALAVAGLAAAGYEKEASALLLGVLAAAEAFGHRLPEMYAGERRTEGGSPVPHPAACRPAATAAAAGVLLLATLTGIRPDVPAGTVTLRPVRGAPLGEIGLTGLRVAGAPFSVRVSRLGLAMVEEAADGLQLGA is encoded by the coding sequence ATGCCTCTGCCCACCCCGTCCTCCATGCCCTCCGGCCCGAACAGCGGCCCGTCGTCCTTCGGCAGTTCCGACCGGCCCTCAATGGGTCGCGGCGCCGCCCTTGCCCCGCAGACGGCGCCGGTCGTGCCACGCGGCACGGTGTCCCTGCCACCCGCCCACGCCGCACTGATCTGTGTCGCCCTGCCGGGGCTCGCCATCTCCACGGATCAGGGGCAGCTGACGGGACATGGCCTTGAGGGCTTCTACCGATCGGGCCGGCGCGTGCTCTCCCGGTGCCGGCTGCGGGTGGCGGGCCGGGAGCCGCTCGCGGTCCAGGCCCGGATGGTCGCGCCCGACCAGGCGCGATTCGCGGCGGTCCTGAGCCTCCGCGCCGACGGTGGCCCCGACCCGGACGTCCTGGTCGAACGTATGCGATACGCGGACGGCACGGAGCGGATCACCCTGCGCAGCGCGGCCGACCGGCCTCTGCGCCTCCCCGTCGAGGTGGCGCTCGGCACGGACCTGGCCGAACTGGGTGCGGTCGCGGCGGGGAGAGCCGGCCCCGATCTGCCGGCCAGCGTCCACGACTCGGGCATGCGGTGGTCGTGTGCCACCGGGGACTCCGTTGTCACGGCCGACCCGCCGCCCGCGGATGCGCTGGCCTCCGCCGGGCTGCTGCGCTGGGAGTTCGAACTGCTTCCCGGCGGCGCCCGTAGCGTGGAACTGCGGGTGGGTCCGGCGGGGGCGAGGCCCCTGCGGGTCGTCGCGCGTGGTGCCACAAGCCCCCTCGCTCCGGCCCGGGCCGATAGTGACGATCCACGGGCCGAGGCACTTCTGCGCGCCAGCATCGAGGATCTGCAGGCCCTTCTGCTGCGTGACCCCGTGCAGCCGTCCGACGCACACCTGGCGGCCGGGGCCCCCTGGCGCTGCGGCATGGCACCGGCCGAGGCTCTGGCGGCAGCTCGCATGACTCTGCCGCTGGGTACGCGTCTCGCCGCGGGAACCCTGCGAACCCTCGCCCGCACCCAACTCGTGGGCGCCGGACCAGGCTCCGGTCTGATTCCCGGCCCGCGCAGGCAGGCCGGTGCGCAACTGCCACCGACCTGCACGGGGCAGGAAGCGACGCTGTTGTTTCCCGTGGTGCTCGCGGAGGCCCGCCGCTGGGGGCTCTCCGGGGCGGAGACGGAGGAGTTGCTGCCCGCGGCCGAACGTTGCCTCCAGTGGCTGCGGACCGCGGTCGGGGACGGTACGTACCTGGCGGACCCGCACCCGGGCGGGCCATGGCGCTGTGAGACACAGGCGCACGCTCATCGGGCCGCTCTGCTGGGCGCCGACCTCCTCGACGCGTACGGCAGGGAAGGCGGCGCCGAGTTGCGGCGGTGGGCGGGGGCTATGAGTACGGCGTTCCGGCAGGACTTCTGGATCGAGGACAGAGGAGGCGGCAGACCGGCCGCGGCCCTGCTGCCGGGTGGACGGATCGTGCCGTACCTGGGTTCCGGCGGTGTCCACCTGCTCGATACCGGACTGCTCGGAGCGGGTGCGGCGGCACCGGGTCTGCTCGATCAGGCGCAGACGGAACAGCTCGCGCGTCTGCTCGGCGGACCCGCCATGGACTCGGGCTGGGGACTGCGCAGCCTCGGGGTGAAGGAGACGGGCTACAACCCCTTCGGGCATCGGAGCGGTGCCGTGCGCGTCCATGAGACGGCACTCGCCGTGGCGGGGCTGGCCGCAGCGGGTTACGAGAAGGAGGCGAGTGCGCTGCTGCTGGGCGTGCTGGCGGCGGCGGAGGCCTTCGGTCACCGGCTGCCGGAGATGTACGCGGGGGAGCGGCGCACGGAAGGCGGTTCCCCGGTTCCGCATCCGGCGGCCTGCAGACCGGCGGCCACCGCCGCGGCCGCCGGTGTCCTCCTGCTCGCCACGCTCACCGGGATCCGTCCCGACGTGCCGGCCGGCACGGTGACGCTGCGTCCGGTGCGCGGTGCTCCGCTGGGAGAGATCGGGCTGACCGGCCTGCGCGTCGCGGGTGCCCCCTTCTCCGTACGTGTCAGCAGGCTGGGTCTGGCCATGGTCGAGGAGGCGGCCGACGGGCTCCAGCTGGGGGCGTGA
- a CDS encoding NUDIX hydrolase: protein MPYDPSAFAPFAVTVDLVVLTVRRHALCALAIRRGEPPFQGRWALPGGFVRPDEDLSQAAARELREETGLCAHSPDAPVQANGAHLEQLATYGDPKRDPRMRVVSVAHLALAPDLPAPRAGGDANSARWAPVEDLLQQGGYGRDGEQAAPLAFDHAQILSDGVERARSKIEYSSLATAFCPPEFTVGELRRVYEAVWGVALDPRNFHRKVTGTPGFLVPTGGTTTRQGGRPAQLFRAGGATLLNPPMLRPEV from the coding sequence ATGCCCTACGACCCGTCAGCTTTCGCGCCGTTCGCCGTCACCGTCGACCTGGTCGTGCTGACCGTGCGTCGTCACGCGCTGTGCGCGCTGGCGATCCGCAGGGGCGAGCCGCCCTTCCAGGGGCGGTGGGCACTGCCCGGTGGGTTCGTGCGGCCCGACGAAGACCTGTCGCAGGCCGCGGCCCGGGAGCTGCGGGAGGAGACCGGGCTGTGCGCACACTCCCCGGACGCTCCCGTGCAGGCGAACGGGGCTCACCTGGAGCAGCTCGCGACCTACGGCGACCCCAAGCGTGACCCGCGCATGAGGGTCGTCAGCGTCGCCCATCTCGCTCTCGCGCCCGACCTGCCCGCGCCCAGAGCCGGCGGAGACGCGAACAGCGCGCGCTGGGCTCCCGTCGAGGACCTGCTTCAGCAGGGCGGCTACGGACGTGACGGGGAGCAGGCCGCGCCCCTCGCCTTCGATCACGCCCAGATCCTGTCGGACGGCGTGGAGCGTGCCCGTTCCAAGATCGAGTACTCGTCGCTGGCCACGGCCTTCTGCCCGCCCGAGTTCACGGTCGGAGAGCTGCGCCGCGTGTACGAGGCGGTGTGGGGGGTGGCGCTCGACCCGCGCAACTTCCACCGCAAGGTGACCGGTACGCCGGGTTTCCTCGTCCCCACGGGCGGGACCACGACCCGGCAGGGCGGCCGTCCCGCCCAGCTCTTCCGGGCGGGCGGCGCCACCCTGCTCAACCCGCCGATGCTCCGCCCCGAAGTCTGA
- a CDS encoding ABC transporter ATP-binding protein, producing MIQAIGLTSNARKELPPAVDDVSFEAPPGRVTALLGAPGAGKTTALRLMLELQQGRGITYFRGRPLHRIAHPSREVGVLLGEVPGHPARTVRGQLRMLCAAAGVPARRADDVLEVVGLVSLRDERLGTLSRGMDRRLGLACALLADPHTLVLDGATDGLSARESRWLHGVLRAHADAGGTVLFATDDPREAARTADRVVTLEKGRLVADQEAADFARTRLRPRVVVRSPHAARLGALLVKEARADRCSVEVVREDGNRLSVYGSTCADIGESAYRHGILVHQLADEVGDMGAASAPEPEERPRAGEVETEVEDGGGAGPSVRSAGVRGGRELSPLPPPVTVRRGAGPLRPLRYELRRAAGVATGWLTAAAVLAVSALVSVLLARAGHTPQSRLLAAWPRDFPLPPAALGAGLLGAFAFGDEFRHPALATDRGTVPRRLGLLAAKLVVAAATALTLALGVVGLNAELLHIVYGRELTGVPPDWIPLGASWIGLVIGCAWAGVLAAGIFRSTTAGLAAVLAVPILVVPLVQKVLEGPSVRTAAGVSTRLRELVLVRWPFGGEHYLVAAAGVIAQPVAGALMLSLTALLCAYLLTSLRSRVR from the coding sequence GTGATCCAGGCCATCGGACTGACCAGCAACGCCCGCAAGGAGCTTCCCCCCGCTGTCGACGACGTCTCTTTCGAGGCGCCCCCCGGCCGCGTCACGGCGCTCCTCGGAGCCCCGGGCGCAGGCAAGACAACCGCCCTCAGGCTCATGCTCGAACTGCAACAGGGCCGCGGAATCACCTACTTCAGAGGCCGCCCGCTGCACCGCATCGCCCACCCCTCGCGCGAGGTGGGCGTTCTCCTCGGTGAGGTTCCCGGCCACCCGGCACGCACGGTCCGGGGCCAACTCCGCATGCTGTGCGCCGCGGCGGGCGTACCCGCGCGCCGCGCCGACGACGTCCTGGAGGTGGTGGGGCTGGTCAGCCTGCGTGACGAACGTCTGGGAACTCTCTCGCGAGGTATGGACCGCCGCCTGGGCCTCGCTTGTGCCCTGCTGGCCGATCCGCACACCCTCGTGCTCGACGGCGCCACGGACGGACTCTCCGCTCGCGAAAGCCGCTGGCTGCACGGAGTGCTGCGCGCCCACGCCGATGCGGGCGGCACCGTGCTGTTCGCCACGGACGACCCCAGGGAGGCCGCGCGGACCGCCGACCGGGTCGTCACGCTGGAGAAGGGCAGGCTCGTCGCCGACCAGGAGGCCGCGGATTTCGCCCGCACCCGGCTCCGGCCGCGCGTCGTCGTCCGGAGCCCGCACGCCGCCCGGCTCGGTGCCCTGCTGGTCAAGGAGGCCCGCGCCGACCGGTGTTCCGTCGAGGTCGTGCGGGAGGACGGCAACCGCCTTTCCGTGTACGGCAGCACCTGTGCGGACATCGGCGAGTCCGCCTACCGCCACGGCATCCTCGTACATCAACTCGCCGACGAGGTGGGGGACATGGGGGCGGCGTCCGCGCCGGAACCGGAGGAGCGTCCCCGGGCGGGGGAGGTGGAGACCGAGGTCGAGGACGGGGGTGGGGCCGGTCCTTCGGTGCGGAGCGCGGGGGTGCGGGGCGGGCGTGAACTGTCGCCGCTGCCGCCGCCCGTCACCGTCCGCCGGGGCGCCGGCCCCCTGCGTCCGTTGCGCTACGAGCTGCGCCGGGCGGCGGGAGTCGCGACGGGCTGGCTCACCGCGGCCGCCGTGCTCGCGGTCTCCGCCCTCGTGTCCGTACTCCTCGCCAGAGCGGGCCACACACCGCAGTCGCGGTTGCTCGCCGCGTGGCCGCGGGACTTTCCCCTGCCGCCCGCGGCGCTCGGTGCGGGACTGCTCGGCGCCTTCGCCTTCGGTGACGAGTTCCGTCACCCCGCACTGGCCACCGACCGCGGTACCGTCCCCCGGCGCCTTGGGCTGCTGGCCGCCAAACTCGTCGTCGCGGCGGCCACCGCGCTGACGCTCGCCCTCGGCGTGGTGGGTTTGAACGCCGAACTGCTCCACATCGTCTACGGACGGGAGCTGACCGGAGTTCCGCCGGACTGGATCCCTCTGGGTGCCAGTTGGATCGGTCTCGTGATCGGCTGCGCCTGGGCGGGTGTTCTGGCGGCGGGGATCTTCCGGTCCACCACGGCCGGTCTGGCGGCGGTGCTCGCCGTGCCGATCCTGGTCGTACCGCTGGTGCAGAAGGTTCTGGAGGGGCCGTCGGTCCGGACGGCCGCCGGGGTCTCGACGCGGCTGCGTGAGCTCGTACTGGTGCGGTGGCCGTTCGGGGGCGAGCACTATCTGGTCGCCGCGGCGGGAGTGATCGCCCAACCCGTCGCGGGCGCATTGATGTTGTCACTCACCGCTCTGCTCTGCGCTTATCTGCTCACGAGCCTGCGGAGCCGGGTTCGATGA
- a CDS encoding FadR/GntR family transcriptional regulator: MTTLAHAMMTAARSADSGLTGPGELDRYPYAEGPGADRVSSSVWDATDPDLGRMGRRAAGSRGRGLHGQLVQQLGQMIVSGDLGADRPLVPEEIGQRFEVSRTVVRESLRVLEAKGLVSARPNVGTRVRPVSDWNLLDPDIIEWRAFGPQRDDQRRELSELRWTIEPLAARLAAGHGRPEVQQRLTDMVEIMGHAMGQGDALTFSRADAEFHSLLIQVAGNRMLEHLSGIVSAALQVSGGPIAGCDRPTEASLSHHARIADALAAGDASGAEAAMRQLLTVHPEVERVVPAPREH; the protein is encoded by the coding sequence GTGACTACCCTTGCGCACGCCATGATGACAGCCGCCCGTTCCGCAGATTCCGGCCTCACCGGTCCGGGCGAACTCGACCGCTACCCCTACGCGGAGGGACCCGGCGCGGACCGCGTCAGCAGCTCTGTGTGGGATGCCACGGACCCCGACCTGGGCCGCATGGGGCGACGTGCCGCCGGAAGTCGCGGCCGCGGCCTGCATGGCCAACTGGTTCAGCAGCTGGGTCAGATGATCGTCTCCGGGGACCTGGGCGCCGACCGCCCGCTCGTCCCCGAGGAGATCGGCCAGCGATTCGAGGTCTCCCGCACCGTCGTCCGTGAGTCCCTGCGCGTCCTTGAGGCGAAGGGCCTGGTCAGTGCCCGCCCCAATGTCGGCACACGGGTACGTCCGGTCAGCGACTGGAACCTCCTGGACCCCGACATCATCGAATGGCGCGCCTTCGGCCCGCAGCGCGACGACCAGCGTCGTGAGCTGAGCGAGCTGCGCTGGACGATCGAGCCGCTGGCCGCCCGCCTTGCCGCCGGGCACGGTCGGCCGGAGGTCCAGCAGCGGCTCACCGACATGGTCGAGATCATGGGGCACGCGATGGGGCAGGGTGACGCGCTCACCTTCTCGCGGGCCGACGCGGAGTTCCACTCGCTGCTCATCCAGGTCGCGGGCAACCGCATGCTGGAGCACCTCTCCGGGATCGTGTCGGCCGCGCTCCAGGTGTCCGGCGGCCCGATCGCGGGCTGCGACCGGCCGACCGAGGCCTCCCTCTCGCACCACGCCCGCATCGCCGACGCGCTCGCGGCGGGCGACGCCTCGGGCGCGGAGGCGGCCATGCGGCAGCTGCTCACCGTTCACCCCGAGGTGGAGCGCGTCGTGCCCGCGCCGCGCGAGCACTGA
- a CDS encoding RNA polymerase sigma factor, whose translation MSASTSRTLPPEIAESVSVMALIERGKAEGQIAGDDVRRAFEADQIPATQWKNVLRSLNQILEEEGVTLMVSAAEPKRTRKSVAAKSPAKRTATKTVAAKTATVKKATATATPTVSEVDDPAEDVTAKKAAVKKTTAKKAVAKKTVAKKTAAKKTTAKGADAEQGDDEATEETPGTAKTGDEPTEDGAQGFVLSDEDEDDAPAQQVAAAGATADPVKDYLKQIGKVPLLNAEQEVELAKRIEAGLFAEDKLANADKLAPKLKRELEIIAEDGRRAKNHLLEANLRLVVSLAKRYTGRGMLFLDLIQEGNLGLIRAVEKFDYTKGYKFSTYATWWIRQAITRAMADQARTIRIPVHMVEVINKLARVQRQMLQDLGREPTPEELAKELDMTPEKVIEVQKYGREPISLHTPLGEDGDSEFGDLIEDSEAVVPADAVSFTLLQEQLHSVLDTLSEREAGVVSMRFGLTDGQPKTLDEIGKVYGVTRERIRQIESKTMSKLRHPSRSQVLRDYLD comes from the coding sequence GTGTCGGCCAGCACATCCCGTACGCTCCCGCCGGAGATCGCCGAGTCCGTCTCTGTCATGGCGCTCATTGAGCGGGGAAAGGCTGAGGGGCAGATCGCCGGCGATGACGTGCGTCGGGCCTTCGAAGCTGACCAGATTCCGGCCACTCAGTGGAAGAACGTACTGCGCAGCCTCAACCAGATCCTCGAGGAAGAGGGTGTGACGCTGATGGTCAGTGCCGCGGAGCCGAAGCGCACCCGGAAGAGCGTCGCAGCGAAGAGTCCCGCCAAGCGCACCGCCACCAAGACCGTCGCGGCGAAGACGGCGACGGTCAAGAAGGCCACCGCCACCGCCACGCCGACCGTGTCCGAGGTCGACGATCCCGCTGAGGACGTGACCGCCAAGAAGGCCGCGGTCAAGAAGACGACCGCCAAGAAGGCGGTCGCGAAGAAGACCGTCGCCAAGAAGACGGCGGCGAAGAAGACCACCGCCAAGGGCGCCGACGCCGAGCAGGGCGACGACGAGGCGACCGAGGAGACTCCGGGCACGGCCAAGACCGGCGACGAGCCGACCGAGGACGGCGCCCAGGGCTTCGTGCTGTCCGACGAGGACGAGGACGACGCGCCCGCGCAGCAGGTCGCCGCGGCCGGTGCCACCGCCGACCCGGTCAAGGACTACCTCAAGCAGATCGGCAAGGTCCCGCTGCTCAACGCCGAGCAGGAGGTCGAGCTCGCCAAGCGCATCGAGGCCGGTCTGTTCGCCGAGGACAAGCTGGCCAACGCCGACAAGCTCGCCCCGAAGCTCAAGCGCGAGCTGGAGATCATCGCCGAGGACGGCCGCCGCGCCAAGAACCACCTCCTGGAGGCCAACCTCCGTCTGGTGGTCTCCCTGGCCAAGCGTTACACCGGCCGCGGCATGCTCTTCCTGGACCTCATCCAGGAGGGCAACCTCGGTCTGATCCGCGCGGTGGAGAAGTTCGACTACACCAAGGGCTACAAGTTCTCGACCTACGCCACGTGGTGGATCCGTCAGGCGATCACCCGCGCCATGGCCGACCAGGCCCGCACCATCCGTATCCCGGTGCACATGGTCGAGGTCATCAACAAGCTCGCGCGCGTGCAGCGCCAGATGCTCCAGGACCTGGGCCGCGAGCCCACTCCGGAGGAGCTGGCCAAGGAACTCGACATGACCCCCGAGAAGGTCATCGAGGTCCAGAAGTACGGCCGTGAGCCGATCTCCCTGCACACCCCCCTGGGTGAGGACGGCGACAGCGAGTTCGGTGACCTCATCGAGGACTCCGAAGCGGTCGTCCCGGCCGACGCGGTGAGCTTCACGCTCCTCCAGGAGCAGTTGCACTCCGTCCTGGACACCCTGTCCGAGCGTGAGGCGGGCGTCGTCTCGATGCGCTTCGGCCTCACCGACGGTCAGCCCAAGACCCTCGACGAGATCGGCAAGGTCTACGGCGTGACGCGTGAGCGCATCCGCCAGATCGAGTCCAAGACGATGTCGAAGCTGCGTCACCCGTCCCGCTCCCAGGTGCTGCGCGACTACCTGGACTAG
- a CDS encoding S1 family peptidase → MRRTFARVLALVAAVAVIPLASPVPATAGVVIGGHPVDIAEAPWMVALASRDRFGGTRAGQFCGGVVIGRDTVLTAAHCLGEEVLGAPPGQVRDLRIVAGRGDLRAQGGKEIAVRDIWINPRHDSYTNAGDFAVLTLAERLAAGSVIRVAGAGDAAYEPGTEAVVYGWGDTTGGGDYASSLRASHVRVLSDAVCEKAYPGSADGTYLAGSMLCAGETRGGRDACQGDSGGPLVAQGRLVGLVSWGSGCGRVDSPGVYMRASEVATALGTGR, encoded by the coding sequence ATGCGTCGTACCTTCGCCCGTGTACTGGCCCTCGTGGCTGCGGTCGCGGTGATACCGCTGGCATCCCCGGTTCCCGCGACGGCCGGCGTCGTCATCGGCGGCCACCCCGTGGACATCGCGGAGGCTCCCTGGATGGTGGCCCTGGCCAGCCGTGACCGGTTCGGGGGAACACGCGCGGGACAGTTCTGCGGGGGAGTGGTGATCGGGCGCGACACGGTGCTGACGGCCGCCCACTGCCTGGGTGAGGAGGTGCTGGGCGCGCCCCCCGGGCAGGTCCGGGACCTGAGGATCGTCGCGGGTCGCGGGGATCTGCGGGCCCAGGGGGGCAAGGAGATCGCCGTGCGCGACATCTGGATCAATCCGCGGCACGACAGCTACACGAATGCCGGGGACTTCGCCGTGCTCACCCTCGCGGAGCGGCTCGCCGCCGGTTCGGTCATCCGCGTGGCGGGCGCCGGCGACGCCGCCTACGAGCCCGGAACGGAAGCGGTGGTGTACGGCTGGGGCGACACGACGGGGGGCGGGGACTACGCGAGTTCCCTGCGGGCCTCGCATGTCCGCGTGCTGTCCGACGCGGTCTGCGAGAAGGCCTATCCGGGCAGTGCGGACGGAACGTATCTCGCCGGATCCATGCTGTGCGCGGGCGAGACGCGAGGGGGCCGGGACGCCTGTCAGGGGGACAGCGGTGGGCCCCTGGTCGCTCAGGGGCGGCTGGTCGGCCTTGTGTCGTGGGGAAGCGGCTGCGGACGGGTCGACAGCCCCGGGGTCTACATGAGGGCCTCAGAGGTCGCCACAGCGCTCGGAACGGGCCGCTGA
- a CDS encoding DUF7455 domain-containing protein, with translation MTTVLTPASPLTAADRCDRCGAQAYLRVVLLNGGELLFCAHHGRKFEPELKKIAAEIQDETERLTAAPASSSDEEH, from the coding sequence GTGACTACTGTTCTGACCCCCGCGAGCCCACTGACGGCCGCTGACCGCTGCGACCGTTGCGGCGCCCAGGCATATCTGCGCGTCGTCCTCCTCAACGGTGGTGAACTGCTCTTCTGCGCCCACCACGGGCGCAAGTTCGAGCCGGAACTCAAGAAGATCGCCGCTGAGATACAGGACGAGACGGAGCGGTTGACTGCCGCTCCGGCAAGCTCCAGTGACGAAGAGCACTGA
- a CDS encoding DNA gyrase/topoisomerase IV subunit B translates to MTADTSVPSTALLTGADRDGSNYTARHLLVLEGLEAVRKRPGMYIGSTDSRGLMHCLWEIIDNSVDEALGGYCDHIDVTLHDDGSVEVRDNGRGIPVDVEPKTGLSGIEVVMTKLHAGGKFGGGSYAASGGLHGVGASVVNALSARLDVEVDRGGNTHAVSFRRGTPGAFKGDGADATFDASSGLRKLKRVPKTRTGTRVRYWADRQIFLKDAKLSLENLHQRARQTAFLVPGLTIVVRDEYGLGEGGSKGEESFRFDGGISEFCEYLATDKPICDVLRFSGQGSFKETVPVLDDHGQMTPTEVTRELGVDVAMRWGTGYDTTLKSFVNIIATPKGGTHVAGYEQAVAKTVNEVLRSKKLLRVAEDDVVKDDALEGLTAVVTVRLAEPQFEGQTKEVLGTSAARRIVTNVVSKELKAFLTSTKRDAAAQARVVLEKAVAAARTRIAARQHKDAQRRKTALESSSLPAKLADCRSDDVERSELFIVEGDSALGTAKLARNSEFQALLPIRGKILNVQKSSVSDMLKNVECGAIIQVIGAGSGRTFDLDAARYGKIILLVDADVDGAHIRCLLLTLFQRYMRPMVEAGRVFAAVPPLHRIELSQPKKGQDKYIYTYSDRELRETLLELQRKNVRYKDSIQRYKGLGEMDADQLAETTMDPRHRTLRRINITDLEASEQVFDLLMGNDVAPRKEFISSSAATLDRSRIDA, encoded by the coding sequence GTGACCGCCGACACGTCCGTGCCGTCCACAGCCCTGCTGACCGGAGCAGACCGGGACGGTTCCAACTACACCGCGCGGCACCTGCTCGTCCTCGAAGGTCTAGAGGCCGTGCGGAAGCGCCCCGGCATGTACATCGGATCGACCGACAGCCGCGGTCTGATGCACTGCCTCTGGGAGATCATCGACAACTCCGTGGACGAAGCCCTCGGGGGGTACTGCGACCACATCGACGTGACCCTGCACGACGACGGTTCCGTCGAGGTGCGGGACAACGGCCGGGGCATTCCGGTCGATGTCGAGCCCAAAACCGGCCTTTCGGGCATCGAAGTCGTGATGACCAAGCTGCACGCCGGAGGAAAGTTCGGCGGCGGCTCGTACGCGGCCTCCGGCGGCCTGCACGGCGTGGGCGCCTCCGTGGTGAACGCGCTCTCGGCCCGCCTGGACGTCGAGGTGGACCGAGGAGGCAACACCCACGCGGTGAGCTTCCGGCGCGGCACGCCCGGCGCCTTCAAGGGCGACGGCGCCGACGCCACGTTCGACGCGTCCTCCGGGCTGCGCAAGCTCAAGAGGGTCCCCAAGACGCGCACCGGCACGCGCGTGCGCTACTGGGCCGACCGCCAGATCTTCCTCAAGGACGCCAAGCTCTCCCTGGAGAACCTCCACCAGCGCGCCCGGCAGACCGCCTTCCTGGTGCCCGGCCTGACCATCGTCGTCCGCGACGAGTACGGACTGGGCGAAGGCGGCAGCAAGGGCGAGGAGTCCTTCCGCTTCGACGGCGGCATCAGCGAGTTCTGCGAGTACCTGGCCACCGACAAGCCCATCTGCGACGTGCTCCGCTTCTCCGGCCAGGGCAGCTTCAAGGAGACGGTCCCGGTCCTCGACGACCACGGCCAGATGACTCCGACCGAAGTCACCCGTGAGCTGGGTGTGGACGTCGCGATGCGCTGGGGCACGGGCTACGACACGACGCTCAAGTCGTTCGTGAACATCATCGCCACGCCCAAGGGCGGCACCCACGTCGCGGGCTACGAGCAGGCTGTCGCCAAGACCGTCAACGAAGTGCTGCGCAGCAAGAAGCTGCTGCGCGTCGCCGAGGACGACGTCGTCAAGGACGACGCCCTGGAGGGCCTCACCGCCGTCGTCACCGTGCGTCTCGCGGAGCCCCAGTTCGAGGGGCAGACGAAGGAGGTGCTCGGCACCTCCGCGGCCCGCCGCATCGTGACGAACGTGGTCTCCAAGGAGCTCAAAGCGTTCCTGACCTCCACCAAGCGGGACGCGGCGGCACAGGCCCGGGTCGTCCTGGAGAAGGCGGTGGCCGCCGCCCGTACGAGGATCGCGGCCCGCCAGCACAAGGACGCCCAGCGGCGCAAGACGGCCCTGGAGTCCTCCTCGCTCCCCGCCAAGCTCGCCGACTGCCGCAGCGACGACGTGGAGCGCAGCGAGCTCTTCATCGTCGAGGGCGACTCGGCACTCGGCACCGCCAAGCTCGCCCGGAACTCCGAGTTCCAGGCGCTCCTGCCGATCCGCGGAAAGATCCTCAACGTTCAGAAGTCATCCGTGTCCGACATGCTGAAGAACGTCGAGTGCGGCGCGATCATCCAGGTCATAGGAGCGGGTTCGGGGCGCACCTTCGATCTCGACGCGGCCCGCTACGGAAAGATCATCCTGCTCGTCGACGCCGATGTCGACGGGGCGCACATCCGCTGTCTGCTCCTGACGCTCTTCCAGCGCTACATGCGGCCCATGGTCGAGGCCGGCCGGGTGTTCGCGGCGGTGCCGCCGCTGCACCGGATCGAGCTGAGCCAGCCCAAGAAGGGCCAGGACAAGTACATCTACACGTACTCGGACCGGGAGCTTCGGGAGACCCTGCTCGAACTGCAGCGGAAGAACGTGCGCTACAAGGACTCGATCCAGCGTTACAAGGGCCTTGGAGAGATGGACGCGGACCAGTTGGCCGAGACGACCATGGACCCGCGCCACCGCACACTGCGCCGGATCAACATCACGGACCTCGAAGCCTCCGAGCAGGTGTTCGACCTGCTGATGGGTAACGACGTCGCTCCGCGCAAGGAGTTCATCTCCAGCTCCGCGGCGACCCTGGACCGCTCGCGCATCGACGCGTAG
- a CDS encoding DUF485 domain-containing protein, which translates to MEKHDGPDPGQVRIDDPWYDALASGWGELDGTGAPAPAVPPARGEREDLSARTADIYLEVQRSAAFQEVRSRYRRFVIPAVAVFFTWYVAYVVTATTAPDLMARPVAGAVNVAMVAGLGQFLTTFLFTWAYARHARLRRDRAALDLRWDTQELTRGVTGGGR; encoded by the coding sequence GTGGAGAAGCACGACGGTCCCGACCCAGGACAGGTCCGGATCGACGACCCCTGGTACGACGCGCTCGCCTCCGGGTGGGGCGAGTTGGACGGTACGGGTGCGCCCGCTCCCGCTGTGCCACCCGCGCGCGGGGAGCGGGAGGACCTGAGCGCTCGTACCGCCGACATCTATCTGGAAGTGCAGCGCAGCGCCGCCTTCCAGGAGGTGCGCAGCCGGTATCGGAGGTTCGTGATTCCGGCCGTCGCGGTGTTCTTCACCTGGTACGTGGCGTACGTCGTGACCGCGACCACGGCGCCGGACCTCATGGCACGGCCCGTGGCAGGCGCGGTCAACGTGGCGATGGTCGCGGGCCTCGGGCAGTTCCTCACGACGTTCCTCTTCACCTGGGCCTACGCGCGGCACGCACGGCTGCGCAGGGACCGGGCCGCGCTCGATCTGCGCTGGGACACCCAGGAGCTGACGCGCGGCGTCACGGGTGGTGGGAGGTGA